Genomic window (Tachysurus fulvidraco isolate hzauxx_2018 chromosome 20, HZAU_PFXX_2.0, whole genome shotgun sequence):
gcttttattttaattacaaccATATTTAGCTGATGCAatacataatgaaatgaaacaacggttctccaggaccatggtgctacatagaacaacatagagctacataaaacaacacaaagctgTGGACTTGAAAGTTGTCCTAGCCAAataaagtgcatcgtgtgcaacctggtgcaaacagtgtgagacaaaagacaatacaagacACAAcaggaataaatacataaaatatcacCGACCtgtgtgtattctgtatatTACAAAGTACATTGTGGAAAAACTAGAGGATTGTAAACATACATAAACTTCTGTAATCACAGCATTTTTATGAGGTATTAAAATGTGGTATGCTTCATACCTTTTTCCAGAGGGCAaaagggtgaagagtgtgtgtgaggtgtgtgtgtcatcaatgctgttggctttgccaTTGAGGCGTGCATGTCCGTGATAGAGGTAAGAGAGATTCCgttgatcttctcagctgttcttatttgtattaattataTTGTTGAATATTGTTCTGTAAAGGgacttttaaaaaattgtaaaagttCACAAGTTATAGTTATAAATTATTACGTATACCTACATAAACTTACTGTAGCTAGAACTAAGCCCAATCATCTACTCAGCTGTTAAAGATGAGCTTGATGAATTGTATTCCACAGTTATATGTTTACATAGAAATCTATATAGTTCGAAAACACTCAGTAAAAAAGATTCATTCTCAGTTCTTCGGTTCAACAACAATgaatctctgtctctgtcatttttatttgagtCAATGGCTTTTATTTAAAGACTATTAGCATTGTAAGTTTTTCCTTATAATATTTAGTACACTTATAAGTATAATAGTCACATTTGCTAAATCATGTTGTAGATGAAAGGTTCATTACATTTTGATTATTGACCAGTATTTACTGTAGCTTTTATTCCAAAAGTAGAATAAAGTCAATTAATATTTCAATTAATATTTGTTTccagtttttaaaaattttacatACTACCACAAAACATGTCTAAAGCAGTAACCTTAAGTGTTATACAAGTAATTTGTCATCACAGATGACTGGTGTGAATTATTATAAATTGGTGCTTGATGATTAAATTGAGCATTTAATAAACCTGTTATGCTACTGTGTCAGATAAACGTCAAGAAAAAGCTGGGTCTGGACAGGAACAGGTCATTAGCTAACATGACAATAAATGCTAGGCAAAAAttgtggaaaaagaaaacagaaaaatctagatctcaaagaaacacaaaaaacacaaagaaactaAACGATTATTTTGCAAAGActaagacatacagtacatgaaggTTTTAATTAAGTGAACTAATCTCAGGATAAAACTCAAAACAGGTACAAGTAATAAGGACAAATGCAGGAAAAAGTCAATGATGAAATGGGGCATAGACAAGACATGAACCAAACCAAAAGCACATGGCAATGTGAAAGAAGAAAGCGGAACAGAGGTGTTGTAGAGCTGTGGGCAAGTGCACGCTGTGTGCAGGTGGAGATTCATGACATATTGAGAACTGCTTTAATGAAATCAGTTTAATTAGTTGTAAATACGATTGTTGTATAtagtattattttctttacagcaTCATTTTCACTTAGTTCACTGTAAGAAATGCTTACTTCCTAgttgttctgtttatttgtgCCTCTTACtgtgaatatacagtacacagtccAATAAAGCACCACTGTTGAAGCTCTGTCCATCCTGTAGCTGTCTAGGTTGTTCAGGAAGGAATGCTTCTCGAAAGCTCCTGTAGACACACTGCCTGTTGATGCTTAAAGGGTTTTGCAGAATTCGTGGTTTTTGGTACTGATGATGCTGAATAAGCTTGCAAGGTCAGGGAGTGAAACGCCTCTGTGTGTGACTAATCAGCAAAGTCGCTGTATGCAGAACATAGAAAGAGAGCAGCACTTTGCCTCATGGTCGTGTGTCTGCAGGAACAAGATCGACTCTCTGGGAACGGAACATTGTGGAGAGGGGATGTGGTACAAAAAGAGGATTTAAGTAAAGACTCATGCAAATGATGTAAGATTTTAACTGTTTTTCCCTTTGGACATGGAGTTAAACCAAATGCCATACATCTATGCAAGCCATCTTCACTTGTAAACAACTTGCCATTGCAAGATATATCacaaattattttacatatattcctgttaatgTCACATTACTTTTTTCAATTCTTTAGCATATTTAAATGCAGATTCATTTTGCagccattattttttattgtgttggTTTGATAGTAAAATATCAGAAGAGATGTTTGGAAAACGTGTCGGTTCAAAAGCAGTTTGATCTCAACATCACAAATGTCAACTCTTTGTATTGTTTACTTACAATTTACTACTTATATATAGGGTTTGGGATTTACATTGCACTTTACTTACATCCAGCCTCAGTGCAATGAAATTACTTAAAATCTGCCACTTTACAGTTGTTTATATATTCGTTGCCTCAttacagctccagggtctccAAGTTCAATCGTGAGCTCAAGTCTGGTCTGTCTGGTTGAGTTTATGTGCAAGTCTTGATCAGCTAATGGTTTCTTGTTTCCATTAAAATAACCAAGATAAAGTggttaaagcaaataaataaatgaatgaattaatgaattaatttattactCTTTGTAAAAAATTATCTTtgagagagtgaaaaaaaacaaactcattAATATGAGAATCTTGTATAGAATCCCAGACATCTGTTTCAGTGTGTATATGGTATTGACCTCTTTGTTCTAAATGCGAAATGTATTACGTGTAGagattttctatattttcagACATTTGCAATGAATTCCACTGACAAGCTGAAGCCTGTTTCACTTATTTTACAAGAATTTTGCTGTAGCAGTATTAATTGGAGAGTGATGAACCAGCACAGAACAGCATAATGAGGTCATGCTGAATTGTCAGTGAGAAGGAGAAATGTCAAGACATGCAGAAATagacataaattaaaaattcataTGAATTGCCTTCTTGAGAATCCTAAACAATGAAGGGCACATACCAGTTGGGATCTCTCAGCGGTTAGTTCCTTTTTGCACTGCTGAgcaatgcttatttatttattcatttgttgcTTTGAAAGATTTATTATATACATCGATCCAGTGTTATTGCTGTGATGACATTCCTCTACGTTGCAACACAAAGACTTTATTGTGCTTGATTTTACCTTATCTACCTCCCTAGAAGCAGAAGAATACTTCTCAGGATCATTTTGCTGCTATTTAGTGAAGAGCTTGCTGTGACAGTAAGTCATGCAGGGATCGTTAGGAACACCCAAATCTGAGGCACTGTAATATGTAACCTTGGGTTAAAGCCACAGTGGGGCAATATTGTGTGCGAGAGACTGATGAGATGGTCTGAGCTCCCACCGTTCCTCCCAACATGGCACATctgtttttgcattttgtagaacacagaaaaattaagggttgtgttttaataaatgctttaaaGAGGGAAATAGTTTCGCTGTAAATAAATTTCCAGACCCATTGAGCTCTAACTGATCGTAGACATCCATAGACATTCATTACTGTGCCAGTCTTGGCCCATAAAAAGAAATTTTCTTGGTCCTTTTTCACCTTGATTTAACTTAAATATTAAACTCTTTATTAACATTGATTTTAGCTTGCTTCTATTCTTATTAACCCATTTTCCCATTTGAGTCTAAAATCAGAGCAAAATTTATGTGGTTAGATCATTTGCTACTTGGTTTAATTTCGTTTCATGCTGcacataattaaacaaaacaaaaaagcaaaatatcATTGGCTGACTTTTAAACAAAACTGGTCAGAAATATGGTGATGGAAAAATTCTCATTAATCACCCAGGCCTGGTACCGTCAGTcaataaatcagaatcagtttCAGATTTATTGTCCAAGTTTTGTCCAAGTTttattgacacacacaaggaatttggttccagcagtttgtgactcacAAATGTACAGACATAAATGACTAGATAATTATAGAAAAACTAGTTTAAAATCATATGTGTATGCGTTCTGCAGTGTTACAGCTTTGTCTTTTGGCTGGGTTTTTGCCTCTTGTCTCACCCTGTAACCCAAAATACACAATATGTCTTGTTTATTCAGTTCAGCTGATCCAGAATTCATATAATATGATTATAATTAGCTGCATTGTATATAAGATGATCCAATCTCATATATCTTGCTTCTAGGCTCAGACCCTTCCAGAAGGCCAAATGGAGCAGGATGTGGAGAGTCCCGTCACAGTGAGACAGCCACGGCTGCCCAAACAGGCACGAGATGACCTGCCCAAGCAGCTTCAGGACAGCGATCGAGTCAAGAGCAAGGCCCAGCGTTATGTGCGCAAGGATGGCAAGTGCAACGTGCACCACGGCAACGTTCGCGAGACCTACCGCTACTTCACAGACATCTTCACCACGCTAGTGGACCTGAAGTGGCGGTTCAACCTCTTCATTTTTGTGCTGGTCTACACAGTAACGTGGCTCTTTTTTGGCTTTATGTGGTGGCTGATCGCCTATGCTCGAGGGGACCTGGAGCACATAGGTGATAATGCATGGACGCCGTGTGTCAACAACCTGGAGGGTTTTGTCTCGGCCTTCCTGTTCTCCATTGAAACTGAGACAACCATTGGTTATGGGTATCGGGTGATCACAGACAAGTGCCCAGAGGGAATCGTGCTTCTGTTAGTGCAGTCGGTGCTGGGATCAATTGTGAATGCCTTTATGGTGGGCTGTATGTTTGTGAAGATCTCACAGCCTAAGAAACGTGCAGAGACATTGGTGTTCTCTACCAACGCAGTCATCTCAATGCGCGACGGGCGCCTCTGTCTGATGTTCCGCGTTGGTGACCTGAGGAACTCACACATCGTTGAGGCCTCAATCCGAGCTAAGCTGATCAAGTCCAAACAGACCAAGGAGGGGGAGTTTATCCCCCTCAACCAAACAGACATGAATGTGGGCTATGACACGGGAGATGACCGCCTCTTCCTTGTGTCCCCACTCATCATCTGCCATGAGATCAACCAGCATAGCCCCTTCTGGGAGATCTCCAAAGCCACCCTCGCTAAGGAGGAGCTGGAGATTGTTGTGATTCTGGAAGGCATGGTGGAGGCCACAGGTAGGAATACACACATAATTTACTTAAAGCAAGCCAGAAACTCATAgtctttaaagataaaaaaaatagctcTCCTGCAAtcatagaaaaatatatatttttatttctataaaagtTAGTGCTTTTGAAAGCATGATTTTATGCgtggtgtgttttatgtaaaaatCCTGCATCATGTTTATCAGCTGTGAGTCCATTGAAGGCCTTCGTATTTGGTCAGCAATGTCTAACTGGGGAGAGTAAATGAGATGATCTTTCATTAGCAGAAGAATAAAATCTGGCTGGCTGGCGGAGAAAGACTCTCTGCAGACAGAGATTCCACAGATTAGATGGAAAGGAAAGCCATTGCCATTAATGAAGAGAAAAATACATCATACTGCATCATACACAGGCAGATAAATAGAGGGTTCAAAATATACACTTATTTAATTTGTGATGGTCtgtgtgatataaatataattaaattcaaTCAAATTAAGTTTATGTATTCTATTCAGTcattacacattttatacataaaatgtatgaataaacTAATGTATGGCGAACTTTCTTATGTTTAATTAGGGGGGGGTGTAGCTGAAACATTAACCTAATTCCTTTTCTGAAACCAATTTCagttacacaaaaaaaacacagggtgGAAACTAAAGTCTCCAGCAAAATGTTTCCTACTCAGTTTATGTTATACATTTTTCCCAGTAAATCTTTACGAATGCCTTTGACTAAAGAAGAACTTATTGAAAACATTCTCATAGTATGTTAACGCGAGTACATCACGAGTGAGAGAGACGACTCTGTGCGTGTATACAAAGAAATGGCAGTCATGTAGAGGATGTAGAGTGGATTAGTAGTGAGACAACAGTGTCGCATGTAGTAGGACAAACAGCTCCATTCGAATCTCTGTTCAAATGTTATAGTGCTTATTGTTATTGTAGTCAATTGTGTAATTGTTGAGCTATCATCACTAATTAGTGTATGCAATAACAGAGCAACTATTCCTATTTGCCTGATCTGAAAATCAAATTTGATGCTTGAACTAATAAcaacttttctttatttattttatttttgaagttCAGATTTTTAACGAGTGGCTTTTGTAGTAAGAAGACCATACTACTAAatctaagagagagagagagagagagagagagagagagagagagagagagagagagagagagagagagagagagaggtcagaaTCAAGAAAATCTGATAAAAGTCCATTTGTATACTAGCAAGGATGTAGTAATGAAACCATACTAAAAATctaagagagagggggagagagagagtgagaaagagagaaagagagagaaagagagagagagagagagagagagagagagagagagagagagagagagagagagagagatgatttctTGTGGTGTTGGGTGACCACCACAAGAATATAAAAATGCctgacaaaaatatattttttccaatTATAAAGCACAAAGCAAACAGTGTAATAACAGTACAATTAAATCCTATATTCTCAGCATGCATTTCTTTTCTTAGAATTGTGCctcataaaattatataaaggtCAGTTATGAGGATTAACCATTTTTTATCTGGTGCTACAGTATCTTGACATGCAAAGTTTTCTTCGCTAGTGCTATTCTCTCCAGCCattcaaaaatcttttttcttatAAACCTAAGTGTAGTAATATTACTAACATTACTAGTGTTGGGctgctaatgttaatgtatgtataaacatccatgcattttggattaaagcctATAAAAACATATATCTTCCAAAGATTACTCATAAACAAGATGTCAACAGCTTGAATGGTTCATCAGATTTCACCTTGCAGTATGTGTGGGAGTGGCTAATGCCTGATACAAAATgtccaaatgaaataaaaaagagatgaagaaagaaagaagtataAAATCAGGAAATCAGAAGCAGGAAGTAAGTAACATTTTAACACAGTGATCTCGGCTATTGCTGAATGAGGCACAGGGTCATAGATCATTCCAGGATGAACAAGGTCATGGAAAGAAGAGCTTCAGCATTAATCCTGACTTTCATAGATCTTA
Coding sequences:
- the kcnj6 gene encoding G protein-activated inward rectifier potassium channel 2; the encoded protein is MEQDVESPVTVRQPRLPKQARDDLPKQLQDSDRVKSKAQRYVRKDGKCNVHHGNVRETYRYFTDIFTTLVDLKWRFNLFIFVLVYTVTWLFFGFMWWLIAYARGDLEHIGDNAWTPCVNNLEGFVSAFLFSIETETTIGYGYRVITDKCPEGIVLLLVQSVLGSIVNAFMVGCMFVKISQPKKRAETLVFSTNAVISMRDGRLCLMFRVGDLRNSHIVEASIRAKLIKSKQTKEGEFIPLNQTDMNVGYDTGDDRLFLVSPLIICHEINQHSPFWEISKATLAKEELEIVVILEGMVEATGMTCQARSSYVASEIKWGYRFMPVLTLEDGFYEVDYNSFHEIYETNTPNCSARELTEMSTRSRLPLSWSVASKLSQQGLLDSHNNDAEQEKVSSETQEQERNGDIANMENESKV